The Chloroflexaceae bacterium genome has a segment encoding these proteins:
- a CDS encoding YIP1 family protein produces MKLFATIFRLALGGLLLDARVYRAQRESPTGVQRALLVVVLVGLLTGLAAWIGDLGEYLTQPDPQAVRDTLYNGLIAMPWYNQVAQSSPEFVAAFEQVFSDPSNFTLTANPLSGALGIVITPLAGIIGWFLGGSVVHIAAKAFGGAASYPQTLACTGLASGVNLLGLVQIVPYAEAVPASLVLSTTLLGFLATYVAVREAHALPPWRSFWAVLIGPLLLMVVLFTLYCCVVFAFASTIGSLIGGAGR; encoded by the coding sequence GTGAAACTCTTCGCGACTATCTTCCGCCTGGCCCTCGGCGGACTCTTGCTCGACGCCCGTGTCTACCGCGCCCAGCGCGAGTCGCCAACCGGGGTGCAGCGGGCGCTGCTCGTCGTCGTGCTGGTGGGTCTCCTTACCGGCCTCGCCGCCTGGATCGGCGACCTCGGCGAGTATCTGACCCAGCCCGATCCCCAGGCTGTGCGCGACACGCTGTACAATGGGCTGATCGCGATGCCCTGGTACAATCAGGTCGCGCAGTCCAGTCCTGAATTTGTCGCGGCGTTTGAACAAGTGTTCTCCGACCCGTCTAACTTCACCCTGACAGCTAACCCCCTGTCAGGCGCCCTCGGGATCGTGATAACGCCACTCGCGGGGATCATTGGCTGGTTCCTTGGCGGCTCGGTTGTTCATATCGCGGCGAAGGCCTTTGGCGGGGCGGCCAGCTACCCTCAGACTCTGGCCTGCACCGGCCTGGCTTCTGGCGTGAACCTGCTCGGCCTGGTGCAGATCGTGCCTTACGCCGAAGCGGTTCCCGCGAGCCTCGTGCTTTCCACGACCTTACTGGGGTTCCTGGCGACCTACGTTGCCGTGCGCGAGGCGCACGCACTGCCGCCGTGGCGCTCGTTCTGGGCCGTATTAATCGGTCCATTGCTCTTGATGGTCGTGCTGTTCACCCTGTACTGCTGCGTTGTGTTCGCCTTTGCGAGCACGATAGGGAGTCTCATTGGGGGAGCCGGGCGATGA
- a CDS encoding YIP1 family protein translates to MIELFNGALTLNQRLMLGLRESPDVVRRGLLLVLFVGLLVGAVTGASALLDTATPERTVATVREFVEAQKRQIALSPNADQLQPLLRFVNENEEAFYALLKDLIALPTPLPRPFGQVFQWLATTVSTPLSYLAGLLLTVIFTHIAARQLGGQGHIQQMLGLGALSVAPHALDALTFIPGLGPVLGLIAWGWGLVILVVATSVAHRLDSTRATLAVLLYPVLLGLVGVLLFCGLLFVVVSLAGQG, encoded by the coding sequence ATGATCGAGCTGTTCAACGGGGCATTAACCCTCAACCAGCGGTTGATGCTCGGGCTGCGCGAGTCGCCCGATGTGGTGCGACGCGGGCTGCTGCTGGTGCTCTTCGTCGGGTTGCTGGTCGGAGCGGTCACCGGGGCCAGCGCGCTGCTCGACACGGCCACGCCGGAGCGCACCGTGGCCACGGTGCGCGAGTTCGTTGAGGCGCAGAAACGCCAGATTGCCCTTAGCCCCAATGCTGACCAGTTGCAGCCACTGTTGCGGTTCGTCAACGAGAATGAAGAGGCGTTCTACGCCCTACTGAAGGATCTCATCGCCCTGCCAACCCCTTTGCCCCGCCCCTTTGGACAGGTCTTTCAGTGGCTGGCGACGACGGTCAGCACACCGCTGAGCTACCTGGCCGGTCTGCTGCTGACGGTCATCTTCACCCACATCGCGGCGCGGCAACTGGGTGGACAGGGCCACATCCAGCAAATGCTGGGCCTGGGCGCGCTCTCGGTGGCGCCGCACGCCCTGGATGCGCTGACCTTCATCCCCGGATTGGGACCGGTTCTGGGCCTCATCGCCTGGGGGTGGGGGCTGGTCATTCTCGTCGTTGCCACCTCGGTGGCCCACCGCCTCGATAGCACGCGGGCCACCCTGGCGGTGCTGCTCTACCCGGTGCTGCTGGGCTTGGTGGGGGTTTTGCTCTTCTGCGGGCTGTTGTTCGTGGTTGTGTCCCTCGCTGGCCAGGGCTAA
- the rho gene encoding transcription termination factor Rho encodes MNVAELESKTLSDLREMARKLDISGYSGLKKQDLIFKLLQVQSEEQGNVFSDGILDIVADGFGFLRGERMLPGPEDVYVSQSQIRRFGLRTGDRVWGQIRPPKESERFHSLLRVELINGVDPETARKRPSFDQLTPIFPNQQIKLETEPNLLHTRLVDLIAPIGRGQRGLIVSPPKAGKTMLLKAIANGISTNHPDIQLMVLLIGERPEEVTDMRRSVKGDVIASTFDEPVEDHTKVSEMTLERAKRLVEGGQDVVILMDSITRLARAYNLDMPPSGRTLSGGIDPVALYPPKRFFGAARNIEGGGSLTIIATCLVDTGSRMDDVIYEEFKGTGNMELHLDRKLAEKRIFPAVDIQRSSTRREELLLPPETLRQVWTLRRMVSMLGENEGTELMLTRMAKTKTNAEFLATLSKGS; translated from the coding sequence GTGAACGTCGCCGAATTAGAGTCGAAGACTCTTAGCGACCTGCGCGAGATGGCTCGCAAACTTGACATCTCAGGCTACAGCGGGCTGAAAAAGCAGGATCTCATCTTCAAACTGCTGCAAGTGCAATCTGAAGAACAGGGCAACGTCTTCAGCGACGGCATTCTCGACATCGTCGCCGATGGATTCGGATTCCTCCGTGGCGAACGGATGCTGCCCGGCCCTGAGGATGTCTATGTGTCGCAATCGCAGATCCGCCGCTTCGGGTTGCGAACCGGCGACCGCGTATGGGGGCAGATCCGCCCGCCGAAGGAGAGCGAGCGCTTTCATTCGCTTCTGCGCGTTGAGTTGATTAATGGCGTGGATCCTGAAACGGCGCGCAAGCGCCCGTCGTTCGACCAGCTCACGCCGATCTTCCCGAACCAGCAGATCAAGCTGGAGACGGAACCTAATCTGCTCCACACCCGCCTGGTCGATCTGATCGCTCCCATCGGGCGCGGCCAGCGCGGCCTGATCGTCTCGCCGCCCAAGGCCGGCAAGACGATGCTGCTCAAGGCGATTGCCAATGGCATCTCTACCAATCACCCCGATATCCAGTTGATGGTCCTCCTCATCGGTGAACGCCCCGAAGAGGTCACTGATATGCGCCGCTCGGTCAAGGGCGATGTGATCGCCTCGACCTTCGATGAGCCGGTTGAGGACCATACCAAGGTCTCGGAGATGACCCTGGAACGCGCCAAGCGTCTGGTTGAGGGCGGCCAGGACGTGGTGATCCTCATGGACTCGATCACTCGCCTGGCCCGGGCCTACAACCTCGATATGCCCCCCAGCGGACGCACCCTCTCCGGTGGTATCGATCCGGTGGCCCTCTACCCGCCGAAGCGGTTCTTCGGCGCTGCGCGCAACATCGAGGGCGGCGGCTCACTGACGATTATCGCCACCTGCCTGGTAGATACCGGCTCGCGCATGGACGATGTGATCTACGAGGAGTTTAAGGGCACCGGCAATATGGAGCTGCATCTCGACCGCAAGCTGGCCGAGAAACGCATTTTCCCCGCCGTGGACATTCAGCGCTCCAGCACGCGCCGTGAAGAGTTGCTCCTCCCGCCTGAAACCCTGCGCCAGGTCTGGACATTGCGGCGCATGGTGAGCATGCTCGGTGAAAATGAGGGTACGGAGTTGATGCTCACCCGCATGGCCAAGACAAAGACCAATGCCGAGTTTCTCGCTACGTTGAGCAAGGGTAGTTGA